ATGAGATTGAGGGAAAGGGGGTCATCGGGGAAGGAATTGAGAGCTACAATTCTCTTTTATGAAGCGTCCGCCGCACAAACCTCTCATCGTCGACGATGAGGCTCGCAACTTGGTTACGCCTTTGTAGGACCTTCGTCGGCGTCACCGTCAACCACCATGGTTTTGAACGGTGTACTTCTTGGAAACAATTATGGGGTGGCAGCTCGCGTGGCTAGTGATATGATGGGTTCTGGCAGATCTTGGTGGTGGTGCGGTAGTTTCTAACAGATCTTGAAGGTGGGTTGGAGCTTGGGGGGCCTACGCCATTGGTGCTAGAGAGATCACCGACGACGACGGTGGTTGTCGGAGAGTGGTGGAGGTGCCGTGAGAGACTCCGGGAAGGAGAgtacaaagaagaaagaaggaaggcAAAGTTTTGATGTGGGAGGATGCACAATCAAATCGTGCACCTAGATTAATCTGAAGGCTGGTGATAGTGGTCCACCTTAGACGACATCATATTTTCATGCTAAATAAAATAcctactaaaaatattattggttaatcgattatttttttagtatttacgGTGGAGAGTGTTGAACTGttgtactcttttttttttttttgtgcggCAGGTTGGTTATAATTTGGCCGATTGCGCGTAGCCGCAGGCCCCAGACGCGTCTTTTATCACATTGAATTCATCCTTCTGTGTTctgtttctttccttttcttcttgggCGAAACCCTAATCTCCCCCCTTCACCCTTCGTACACCGCGTCGCATCTACTTCCATCTTCTCTCAGATCCAATCTCCGATTCTTGCTTCACTATCACAAGCAAACATGTCTGCGGCTTTGGATATGACCCTCGAAGATATAATTAAGAACAACAAGAAATCTTCCCCCGCCAACACCAGGGGCCGAGGCCGAGCCTCGGGACCCGGACCCGCTCGCCGCCTCCCCAACCGTGCCGCCAATCGCGCCGCACCGTATGCCGCTGCCAAGGTATTCGCTTTAATCCGATTATGTTTTCTGTTTCGATTCCGTTTCCGCTCGTAGATTGGCGCTGTGCCGTAATTTGTCTCattgttttggtttgttttgaTTAGGCGCCGGAGACAGCTTGGAAACACGATATGTACGCGAACCAGCCAGTGGCCGCGGCGTATCCAGGTGGTCGAGCGTCTTCCATCGAAACAGGGACTAAGCTCTACATTTCCAATTTGGATTATGGCGTTTCCAATGATGATATTAAGGTACAATCTCTTTTGTGTTGGTAATTGCGTATATGATATTTCGCTTAACTTGATTTGATTTAGCGCTGTTTGTATTCTTTGGCTATTTGtggaatttaattttgatgtgaaCTGCATACACCGCCGCCTGGCCCGACTGATCTGCATACATATCGTGTTGCCAAGCCGTCTCCATCAAAACAGGGACCAAGCGTGCCTGGAGACAGCAAGGCAGAACGATATGTACGCAGATCGGTTCGATCATGCAGCAGCGTATGCAGTTCAGGGTGGTCGAGCCCTTCCAATCTTTCTctattttgttcctttttttttaagaaaaaaaatacaaaatcgtGTGAGTTATGTATACTGATTGCCTGGCTATACATATCTATGTGGGGCTTGTGTCAgtgtgaaattaatttaaatcaaggTTTAATTATTAGTATGGACCTTATACTTGTTTGTAATTTGCTGTTTTGTCCCTATATCTAGTATGTTATTTGGTCCTTgcggtcacttgtctttgaatccATTAACTTTGGCCACTGCAACACCGCTACAAAATTTTTCTGGCGGTGTAAAAATTTTCTTGACAACATCACCGGCAGCCACACTAGTAATGGTGTTAAAAACAGGGACCAAAACCCATTAAGTTTGCTTGTGCATGActaaaacttataatttttatgcgGACACGTATAGCAaccaaattaatattaaaatctcAAATCAAGTTATACTATTtagtaattttcttttcttgtttgaaCCATGCTTTGTTAATGTTGTGTTTTATTATATGTGTAGGAGTTGTTTCTTGAAGTTGGCGACGTGAAACGGCATATTGTTCATTATGACAGGAGTGGGAGATCCAAGGTATCTTGGCCAGTTTCAATAATTTGTTCCCTCTGATAAATTATGTGTCCGGCTGTAGTTAAGAAAATCTCTTTTTTTCATAGGGTACGGCAGAAGTAGTCTTCTCGCGCCGAGCTGATGCTGTAGCTGCAGTGAAGAGGTACAACAATGTTCAGCTGGATGGGAAACCAATGAAGGTAGAGATTGTGGGGACGAACATCGCTACACATGCTGCACCACCCGCTGTGAATGGAACTTTTGGAAACCCAACTGGAGTTCCTAGAAGGTATTGACTACATTAATGAGTTTGTGCATATACTTgttcttgatctgatttttgGTGTTCTAAAGCttccctttattttattttgcctGGTCTGTTGAAATTTTTGTATGATTGAACGTTGCATTTGGGTATATGCATATATTGCCTGTGTTTTGTGGTTCTGGTTTAACCATTGTGTCATGTATTATAATGATTGCAGTTTCTTTGTTTCAAACAATTCGTAATCTTaaaatttggaattttttaaaGGACTTTGCACATCATTTTCACTTTGAATATTGctatattgaatttttaatttttaatttcaaacaaaTGGACATCTTAGAGCAAGATCCTGTTGTGTGTATGTTTACAGTTTCAGTTGGATTGTACAGGATTGTTTTGATAGGAATTTATGTAGTATACATTAAAGACAATTGAATTCGAGGAAGCTATACGTCGTTTTTAAGTTCTAGATCTTGGATTTGGCATTAtagtttgaatttttcttttatatgtatGGGGGATGGGTTCAAGTTTGAATCagtgaaataattatttattgtatttaagCTAAATGTTTGTGTCATTGATTTGGCTTTCAAACAGTGGACAAGGGAGAAGTGGGTCATTAGGAAGGCCACGTGGTGGGAGTAGAGGTCGTGGCAGCATTCAACGGGGCCGGGGACGTGGAAGAGGAGGTCGTGATGAAAAGGTATCTGCTGAAGATCTTGATGCTGATTTGGAGAAGTATCATGCTGAGGCTATGCAATTAAACTGAAGGAAACAACGATGTTCTGTTTTATTGCTATTACATTTGCGGTTGTTAGGGCCATGTTGATGGAACACCGCCGAATTATGTATCTTTATCACAGTCGTGCTTTTCGGAAAGGAAAAGGATAACTTAGAGTGAAAACTTTTACAGTTGATATATGTAGTTTGGGATTCTGTTATGAAATATTTGTTTTCGTTGGGTATGACTATGAAATGTGGCTGAAGAAACCGAAGTCTGCTTGTATTATGCACTCCGGCTTCCTTTCATTGGAtttaatcatttgtttattCAAGTATTCAACAAGTGGGTTTGGAAGTGGGAACCATGATCTCATCTATGCATGCACACAACACAAAGAAAGCATGGGCTGCATTGTAGGAGGCTGCAGAATTCACCCATTGTTGCTTTGTGCTTTGGTTAAAACTATTAAAGTGGAATCTTCAAATAAGGTAGATTCCCATCCCTTATTCGCTCTCCATCCCCCTCCCCCTAAAGAAATAtaatcatttaatcactttttgtAGTGCTGTTTGTCCTGTGCTATAATTGTCTTATTTGATTTAGgccttgtttggataaacttcttcataatctcttataggagaaaaaaatgaaggaaaagaaataagTTTCTCCTATAAGCTAAAAGTGGCGTATGCATACATTAAAAACTTGTTTCTGGAGATGCTAATATGAGAGAACTTCTACAAATTAGCctatgcataagctaattttagattatggaataattttatttcatttttccttattttcatctatttatggagaagtttatccaaatagGATCCTAATCTaatgcaatcttaagattttctTATCTGTTGTTTTAAGGGAGTAATTTTTCTCTAAACTGTTTTGGTAATTTTGACATATTAACTCGTGGGATGGAATCTATCATCTGTTCTTCACTGATTGAGTGCACTGGTCAAGCTAAGAAGTCAACAGATGAAGAGCCTCCAGGATAAAGGATGCTGCAGGAGTTAGTATTTATGTTATGCTCACTCTGGTTGCATTCAGATTAAGTTGCCCCTGTTTTGAATTCTGTTTGCTTTTCACCTATTCTTTGATCTGCAATTCTCGGAATTGTCGTCGGTTGAAGTTAAAGTGCTAGTCTTTCTTAGCATCCACATTTTCACTGAGTGGTAATTAGGGAAGAGGACGTTGAGTTGAAGTGCTTATTTTGATGCTAATCTGACTAGTGTTTGCAGTGACAGTTGAACTTAACTGTCATTATAGAGCTTGTTGCATATACCTTACCCCGGGGATGGGAAAGTGTGCTTTGTGGATATTTTCACGTGGGCTGCCCGCTCCATCTATACCCTTGTGTGCAATGTTTCTCCTCTGTACTAGAGGTTTTGAACAAGCCAATATGATACCGAAAGAATATGTTCAATTATAGCTGTTTACGCAAATAACAGACTTCAGTATAAATGGCTGGTTCTATATGTTTTGGTTGCTAGATTGATTTGACAGCAAAACTTGCACTGGGAA
The nucleotide sequence above comes from Glycine soja cultivar W05 chromosome 11, ASM419377v2, whole genome shotgun sequence. Encoded proteins:
- the LOC114376061 gene encoding THO complex subunit 4A-like, whose protein sequence is MSAALDMTLEDIIKNNKKSSPANTRGRGRASGPGPARRLPNRAANRAAPYAAAKAPETAWKHDMYANQPVAAAYPGGRASSIETGTKLYISNLDYGVSNDDIKELFLEVGDVKRHIVHYDRSGRSKGTAEVVFSRRADAVAAVKRYNNVQLDGKPMKVEIVGTNIATHAAPPAVNGTFGNPTGVPRSGQGRSGSLGRPRGGSRGRGSIQRGRGRGRGGRDEKVSAEDLDADLEKYHAEAMQLN